The following proteins come from a genomic window of Oricola thermophila:
- a CDS encoding efflux RND transporter periplasmic adaptor subunit: MKAWKQLLVSAGLVAVAFVGWAKFYPGADAVLARHGIDWFSTASTDAASQSGVPGQRPGGAPGRRGSFGGALVVTEKAEIGVVNDRLTAIGTGQPVRTVSIRPLVAGQIVDIPVASGAHVEAGDVILRLDSKEQELDVERARLTLDDAERKVARLESLFAQRAVSSVDLDTARSELSEARVALRSAELALERRTVTAPIGGSLGILAVNVGDYVTTQTDVATIDDRSQILVDFYVPERFAARMQVGKEVVATAIARPGDRFEGEVIAVDNRVDEASRTLRVQARIPNENDLLRAGMSFEVTLRFEGETFPSVDPLAIQWDSSGSYVWRVGQGGKAERVDVAIIQRNADRVLVKADLAEGDVIVTEGVQSVRPGGTVRIVGSAPGEGGDEKRPAGAPQRGAGS, encoded by the coding sequence ATGAAGGCATGGAAACAGTTGCTCGTGTCGGCCGGATTGGTCGCCGTTGCATTCGTCGGATGGGCGAAATTCTATCCGGGCGCCGATGCGGTCCTGGCACGTCACGGCATTGACTGGTTTTCCACCGCTTCCACTGATGCGGCATCGCAATCCGGCGTGCCCGGACAGCGCCCCGGCGGCGCGCCCGGTCGTCGCGGCTCCTTCGGGGGAGCGCTGGTTGTCACGGAGAAGGCCGAAATCGGCGTTGTCAACGACCGTCTGACGGCCATCGGCACCGGCCAGCCGGTGCGTACAGTCTCCATTCGTCCGCTGGTTGCCGGGCAGATCGTCGACATACCCGTTGCATCCGGCGCCCATGTGGAGGCGGGCGACGTCATCCTCCGCCTCGACTCGAAGGAACAGGAACTCGATGTCGAACGTGCGCGGCTGACGCTCGACGATGCCGAGCGCAAGGTCGCGCGGCTCGAAAGTCTGTTCGCCCAACGTGCCGTCAGTTCGGTCGATCTCGACACGGCGCGCAGCGAGTTGAGCGAGGCCCGTGTCGCGTTGCGCTCCGCCGAACTGGCGCTGGAACGTCGCACTGTCACTGCGCCGATTGGCGGGTCGCTCGGCATACTGGCTGTGAATGTGGGCGACTATGTCACCACCCAGACGGATGTCGCCACCATCGATGACCGCTCGCAGATACTGGTAGATTTCTACGTGCCGGAAAGATTTGCAGCCCGCATGCAGGTCGGCAAGGAGGTCGTGGCCACGGCGATTGCGCGGCCGGGCGACCGCTTCGAAGGCGAGGTGATCGCGGTCGACAATCGCGTTGACGAGGCGAGCCGTACCCTGCGGGTGCAGGCGCGCATCCCCAACGAGAACGACCTGCTGCGCGCCGGCATGTCCTTCGAGGTGACGTTGCGCTTCGAGGGCGAGACCTTTCCCTCGGTCGACCCGCTGGCGATCCAGTGGGATTCCTCCGGGTCCTATGTCTGGCGCGTCGGGCAGGGCGGCAAGGCCGAGCGGGTCGATGTCGCCATCATCCAGCGCAATGCGGATCGCGTTCTCGTCAAGGCCGACCTCGCGGAGGGCGATGTCATCGTGACCGAAGGCGTTCAGAGCGTTCGGCCCGGCGGCACGGTGCGCATTGTCGGTTCCGCTCCCGGGGAGGGCGGTGACGAGAAGCGTCCCGCAGGAGCGCCACAGCGAGGAGCCGGCTCATGA
- a CDS encoding TRAP transporter large permease has product MFVILFALLIAGAPVAVALGVSSLFFISTSGMPSLVVLHNMVNGINSFPLIAVPFFIMAGHLMNTAGITTKIFTFARATVGWMHGGLGHVNVGASVIFAGMSGAAVADAGGLGNIEIKAMREAGYDTDFSVGITAASSTIGPIIPPSLPLVVYGVIADTSIGQLFAAGLIPGVIMALALMGMVAFYARLRDYPRDDRFSFRVFLLTFADALLPLFTPVIIVGGILTGIFTPTEAAIAAVVYSLFLGMFVYRTLDMRRILRVSMETIETTASIMLIVAASAIFAWILTANQVAQLFARELLGITENPTAILLIIMLIVLVVGCFMETIAAITILTPVLLPVAVSIGIDPVHFGIILILNLMIGLLTPPVGMVLYVLSKVAVVPFERCVVATAPFLVPLVAVLLLLSFLPSLSMWLPVYLYR; this is encoded by the coding sequence ATGTTCGTCATTCTCTTCGCGCTTCTGATCGCCGGCGCGCCGGTCGCCGTGGCGCTGGGCGTGTCCTCGCTCTTCTTCATCTCGACTTCCGGAATGCCCAGCCTCGTTGTCCTCCACAACATGGTCAACGGCATCAATTCCTTTCCGCTGATCGCGGTGCCGTTCTTCATCATGGCCGGTCACCTGATGAACACGGCCGGCATCACGACGAAGATATTCACCTTCGCCCGCGCGACCGTGGGCTGGATGCATGGCGGTCTCGGCCACGTGAACGTGGGCGCCAGCGTCATCTTCGCCGGCATGTCCGGCGCCGCGGTCGCCGATGCCGGCGGACTCGGCAACATAGAGATCAAGGCGATGCGCGAGGCGGGCTATGACACCGATTTCTCGGTCGGCATAACCGCCGCGTCCTCGACCATCGGGCCGATCATTCCGCCCTCGCTGCCGCTGGTGGTGTACGGCGTCATCGCTGACACCTCGATCGGCCAGCTCTTCGCGGCCGGGCTGATTCCCGGCGTGATCATGGCGCTGGCCCTGATGGGCATGGTCGCCTTCTATGCGCGCCTCCGCGACTATCCGCGCGACGACCGCTTCAGCTTCCGCGTTTTCCTGTTGACCTTCGCCGACGCGTTGCTGCCGCTGTTTACGCCGGTGATCATCGTCGGCGGCATCCTGACCGGCATCTTTACCCCGACCGAGGCCGCCATCGCGGCGGTGGTCTATTCCCTGTTCCTGGGCATGTTCGTCTACCGCACGCTCGATATGCGCCGCATCCTTCGCGTCTCGATGGAAACGATCGAGACCACTGCCTCGATCATGCTTATCGTTGCCGCGTCTGCGATCTTCGCCTGGATACTGACGGCCAACCAGGTTGCACAGCTTTTCGCTCGTGAACTGCTCGGCATCACGGAAAATCCGACCGCGATTCTGCTCATCATCATGCTGATCGTGCTCGTCGTCGGCTGTTTCATGGAGACGATAGCCGCCATCACGATATTGACGCCGGTGCTGTTGCCGGTGGCGGTATCGATCGGCATCGATCCCGTGCATTTCGGGATCATACTGATCCTCAACCTGATGATCGGCCTGCTGACGCCGCCGGTCGGGATGGTGCTCTATGTTCTCTCGAAGGTGGCGGTCGTGCCATTCGAGCGGTGCGTGGTGGCGACGGCACCCTTCCTCGTGCCGCTCGTTGCCGTGCTGCTTCTGCTGAGCTTCCTGCCGTCGCTCTCTATGTGGCTGCCGGTCTATCTCTACCGCTAG
- a CDS encoding TRAP transporter small permease, translated as MSNLPDDTKDKERAADAARSDFAAMEDHGPVDLKLVDIPGLVALWALAVIVFLQFFTRYVLNDSLAWTEEIARYVLVLVAFLGAVTVTRKGAHIFLEFFYRYVPPLAGKWIAVAMELVSCLFFGYMAWIAVLLALQTKTKMASAEIPKSLLYWGVAAGLAAVTVYSFLWLVRKIRQSPQAVLHDIEEHALSDISD; from the coding sequence ATGAGCAATTTGCCTGACGACACGAAGGACAAGGAGCGCGCCGCCGACGCGGCGCGCTCCGATTTCGCTGCCATGGAGGACCACGGTCCCGTCGATCTGAAACTGGTCGACATTCCGGGTCTCGTCGCGCTTTGGGCGCTGGCGGTGATCGTGTTCCTGCAGTTTTTCACGCGCTATGTACTGAATGACAGTCTTGCATGGACCGAGGAGATTGCGCGCTACGTGCTGGTCCTTGTCGCGTTTCTCGGCGCCGTGACGGTCACCCGCAAGGGGGCGCATATCTTTCTCGAATTCTTCTACCGCTATGTGCCGCCGCTGGCTGGCAAGTGGATTGCCGTGGCGATGGAACTCGTTTCCTGCCTGTTCTTTGGCTACATGGCCTGGATCGCCGTGCTTCTTGCGCTGCAAACGAAGACCAAGATGGCCTCGGCGGAGATTCCGAAAAGCCTTCTCTACTGGGGCGTCGCGGCAGGCCTTGCGGCCGTGACGGTCTATTCGTTTCTCTGGCTGGTCCGGAAGATCCGCCAGAGCCCGCAGGCCGTGCTCCACGACATCGAGGAGCACGCTTTGTCAGATATTTCCGACTAG
- a CDS encoding sialic acid TRAP transporter substrate-binding protein SiaP: MIGRLMKLAGAAAAVAMAMATGAAAVELKWAHVYEIGSDYHQVAEWAAEEVAKRTDGRVEIKVFPASSLGKEVEINEGLGIGSVDIIYTGPSFVERYYGPIAISDYPFIMRGFDHWKTYRDSDLFKDLSAGYKDATGHTVMGLVYYGQRHVTSNFPILKPDDMKDLKIRVPNSPVMLMFPNAVGANPTPMAFSEVYLALQQGVVDAQENPLPTIKFKKFYEVQSNINLTGHLLNSLLIISSNTAMSKMGDDAGTVREVLQEAAAKASDSIFQAETDLISWFREQGVQVNEVDRKPFQDAVLPKLTDWDNVPYSKEHFDRLQAL; encoded by the coding sequence ATGATTGGCAGATTGATGAAGCTTGCGGGCGCCGCTGCGGCGGTTGCGATGGCAATGGCCACCGGTGCGGCCGCGGTCGAACTGAAGTGGGCCCATGTCTACGAGATCGGCTCGGACTATCACCAGGTCGCCGAATGGGCGGCCGAGGAAGTGGCCAAGCGCACCGACGGCCGCGTAGAGATCAAGGTTTTCCCTGCATCTTCACTCGGCAAGGAGGTCGAGATCAACGAGGGGCTCGGTATCGGCTCCGTCGACATCATCTATACCGGCCCGAGTTTCGTCGAGCGCTACTACGGCCCGATCGCGATCTCGGACTATCCGTTCATCATGCGCGGATTCGACCATTGGAAGACCTATCGTGACAGCGATCTCTTCAAGGATCTTTCCGCCGGCTACAAGGATGCCACGGGTCACACCGTCATGGGCCTGGTCTATTACGGCCAGCGCCACGTCACGTCCAACTTCCCGATCCTCAAGCCCGACGACATGAAGGACCTGAAGATCCGCGTGCCGAACTCGCCGGTCATGCTGATGTTCCCGAACGCGGTCGGTGCGAACCCGACGCCCATGGCCTTTTCGGAGGTCTACCTGGCTTTGCAGCAGGGCGTGGTCGATGCGCAGGAGAATCCGCTGCCGACCATCAAGTTCAAGAAGTTCTACGAGGTTCAGTCGAACATCAACCTGACCGGACACCTGCTCAACTCGCTGCTCATCATCTCGTCGAACACCGCGATGTCGAAGATGGGCGATGACGCCGGCACGGTCAGGGAGGTGCTCCAGGAGGCCGCTGCAAAGGCGTCCGACAGCATTTTCCAGGCCGAGACGGACCTGATTTCGTGGTTCCGGGAGCAGGGTGTCCAGGTCAACGAGGTGGATCGCAAGCCGTTCCAGGACGCGGTCCTGCCGAAGCTGACCGACTGGGATAACGTGCCCTACAGCAAGGAGCATTTCGACCGCCTCCAGGCACTTTGA
- a CDS encoding GntR family transcriptional regulator: MNDSNHTGFGGATARSRKPRAPNAPPASHTTIAGTKNSDIVYRDLRSAIIAMELTPGTVINEKELTQRYGISRTPVREALLRLSEDRLLDVVPKSGTFVARIPLSAVREALVARRALEAVTVREATARASESQFIEMRAIIQRQRETAAAGDEAAFHNADDDFHAAIAAAARLPGIWDMIQQIRVQIERYRRLTLPQPGRMAMVVGEHEAVLEAMTRNDADTAVERMAHHLNKLQLDIAVFRDMWPDYFVFDPAVDSELLEE; the protein is encoded by the coding sequence ATGAACGACAGCAATCACACCGGATTCGGCGGGGCCACCGCCCGTTCCCGCAAGCCGCGCGCCCCGAACGCGCCGCCCGCGAGCCACACGACAATTGCCGGCACCAAGAATTCGGACATCGTCTACCGGGACCTGCGCAGCGCCATCATCGCCATGGAGCTGACGCCGGGAACCGTCATCAACGAGAAGGAACTGACCCAGCGCTACGGCATAAGCCGGACACCGGTGCGCGAGGCATTGCTGCGGCTATCGGAGGACAGGCTGCTCGACGTGGTGCCCAAGTCCGGCACCTTCGTCGCGCGCATCCCCCTCTCGGCGGTGCGGGAGGCGCTGGTGGCACGCCGGGCGCTGGAGGCCGTCACCGTGCGCGAGGCCACGGCCAGGGCCAGCGAAAGCCAGTTCATTGAAATGCGCGCGATCATCCAGCGCCAGCGCGAAACCGCTGCGGCGGGCGACGAGGCCGCGTTCCACAACGCGGACGACGACTTTCACGCCGCGATCGCCGCGGCCGCGCGCCTGCCCGGAATATGGGACATGATCCAGCAGATCCGGGTACAGATCGAGCGCTATCGCCGCCTTACGCTGCCGCAACCCGGACGCATGGCAATGGTGGTCGGGGAACACGAGGCGGTTCTCGAGGCGATGACGCGGAACGACGCGGACACGGCCGTCGAGCGCATGGCCCACCATCTCAACAAGCTTCAGCTCGACATCGCCGTGTTCCGCGACATGTGGCCGGACTATTTCGTCTTCGACCCGGCGGTCGACAGCGAACTGCTCGAGGAGTAG
- a CDS encoding DUF423 domain-containing protein: MDRQDGNGAAVLAGAGVLGFAGVAAAAASAHAGSDPRLMSAAALVCLTHAPALLAIGLLGRGAVLLRLAAVLLFVGAALFASDMALREFGQGRLFAMAAPTGGIAMMAGWLAVAGAAFRLRR, encoded by the coding sequence ATGGACAGGCAGGACGGAAATGGCGCGGCGGTGCTGGCCGGCGCGGGAGTTCTCGGCTTCGCAGGTGTTGCCGCGGCGGCGGCGAGTGCCCATGCGGGCAGCGATCCGCGGCTTATGAGTGCCGCCGCGCTGGTCTGTCTCACCCATGCCCCGGCACTGCTGGCGATCGGCCTCCTCGGTCGCGGCGCGGTCCTGCTGCGATTGGCGGCCGTCCTGCTTTTCGTCGGTGCGGCGTTGTTTGCCTCCGACATGGCGCTGCGCGAATTCGGCCAGGGGCGGCTGTTCGCGATGGCCGCGCCGACCGGCGGCATCGCCATGATGGCCGGCTGGCTTGCGGTGGCAGGCGCGGCATTCCGCCTGCGGCGCTGA
- a CDS encoding ABC transporter substrate-binding protein, protein MHILRTLLAGAALVAAASTAMAAEGTLTLYTSQPNNDAQQTVDAFMAKHPDIKVTFVRDGTTKIMARLRAELEAGSTPADVLLIADNVTMEGMSRDGYLMAYPEADVSAYDEGIQDPERMWFPTKLITTGIVYNTAAPMKPASWKDLLTDETKGQIAMPSPLTSGAALIHTKTMVSNMEEGWGYYETLAANGAQASGGNGGVLKAVAGGEKLYGMVVEFLPIREKAKGAPVDFVFPEEGVSAISEPVAILSNTKNPDAAKAFVDFLISREGQELAASQGYMPAHPEVSPPEGFPPLSDIRVMAFDPAAALESAEADKDRFATIFGQN, encoded by the coding sequence ATGCACATTCTCAGGACCCTCCTGGCAGGCGCTGCCCTCGTCGCGGCCGCCTCGACCGCCATGGCCGCCGAAGGCACGCTCACCCTCTATACCAGCCAGCCGAACAACGACGCCCAGCAGACCGTCGATGCCTTCATGGCAAAACATCCCGACATCAAGGTGACATTCGTCCGCGACGGCACGACCAAGATCATGGCCCGGCTGCGCGCCGAGCTGGAAGCCGGCTCGACGCCCGCCGACGTGCTGCTGATCGCAGACAACGTGACCATGGAAGGCATGAGCCGCGACGGATACCTGATGGCATATCCGGAAGCCGACGTGTCGGCCTATGACGAAGGCATCCAGGATCCGGAACGGATGTGGTTCCCGACCAAGCTGATCACCACCGGCATCGTCTACAACACCGCCGCGCCAATGAAGCCCGCCTCCTGGAAGGACTTGCTGACCGACGAGACGAAAGGCCAGATCGCCATGCCTTCGCCGCTCACCTCGGGCGCGGCGTTGATCCACACCAAGACCATGGTCTCCAACATGGAAGAAGGCTGGGGCTACTACGAGACACTGGCCGCCAACGGCGCGCAGGCGTCCGGCGGCAATGGCGGCGTGTTGAAGGCCGTGGCCGGCGGCGAGAAACTCTACGGCATGGTCGTCGAGTTCCTGCCGATCCGGGAAAAGGCCAAGGGCGCGCCGGTCGACTTCGTCTTCCCCGAGGAAGGCGTCTCGGCGATATCGGAACCGGTCGCCATTCTTTCGAACACGAAAAATCCTGATGCTGCAAAGGCTTTCGTCGATTTCCTGATCTCGCGTGAAGGCCAGGAACTGGCCGCCTCGCAGGGCTACATGCCGGCACATCCGGAAGTATCCCCGCCGGAAGGGTTCCCCCCTCTTTCGGACATAAGGGTGATGGCTTTCGATCCGGCCGCCGCGCTCGAATCCGCCGAGGCCGACAAGGACAGGTTCGCGACAATCTTCGGCCAGAACTGA
- a CDS encoding ABC transporter permease, whose amino-acid sequence MFEREGGGIALIAISAVCLFCLAPMLQLAFAAARVLQSGAADAFALLTGPTIMRAIFNTLAIATGSTVLAVILGGTVAVALATMTMQTRRALAFLFVLSLMVAPQVSALAFKTLAGPSSPILNTLGIAPPPGTPNPMLGYGGIILVMGLHHAPLVAITVATGLVRIPRSLVEAARIDGARHFAIVTGIIMPVIRLNILSAILLAFVAGVGNFGIPALLGLPVGIITLPTMVYRQLASFGRGAIDDAALVSLLIAAMAGIAVIASSWLMARRDVRTETEHGLEPFIHRPAFARSVEILLWAFFAATILLPLASLVATSLVPAYGVTLSLESITFAQYTGTMWQQALIRRAFANSLTFAGGAAAVLAVLSLLIAYALDRRLSRARMVILPVIEMPYALPGVVVAIACILLFVKPLPFAGVTIYGTAWIIVFAYMASFLAVAAKPVVAAVASLERDVEEAALLDGARVTARLTQIILPLVLPAIAAGGVMAFLLAFNELTISALLWSAGTETLGVALLNLEDAGLATEAAALAVVATGVVATLMALLEAASRHLPENALPWRQLCPGTGAGTRQAAPVLPGRRTAIPVRSPGGDCAAGRACLLLEASARDSLRHRDQARQPNRHVQQARRPQGGLRL is encoded by the coding sequence TTGTTCGAACGGGAAGGCGGCGGAATCGCACTGATCGCGATCTCCGCTGTCTGCCTGTTCTGTCTCGCGCCGATGCTCCAGCTGGCGTTCGCCGCCGCGCGCGTGCTGCAATCCGGTGCCGCCGACGCGTTCGCCCTGCTGACCGGCCCGACCATCATGCGCGCAATATTCAACACGCTCGCCATAGCAACGGGATCGACCGTACTGGCCGTCATTCTCGGCGGCACCGTCGCCGTCGCGCTCGCCACCATGACGATGCAGACGAGACGCGCGCTCGCCTTCCTGTTCGTGCTTTCGCTGATGGTGGCGCCACAGGTCTCGGCGCTCGCATTCAAAACACTGGCCGGCCCTTCATCGCCGATCCTCAACACGCTCGGCATCGCGCCCCCGCCCGGCACGCCGAATCCGATGCTCGGCTACGGCGGCATCATTCTCGTGATGGGGCTGCATCACGCTCCGCTCGTGGCCATAACCGTCGCGACGGGCCTGGTACGTATTCCGAGGTCGCTCGTGGAAGCGGCCAGGATCGACGGCGCCCGACACTTCGCCATCGTAACCGGAATCATCATGCCGGTCATCCGGCTCAACATCCTCTCGGCCATCCTGCTCGCATTCGTTGCCGGGGTCGGCAATTTCGGCATTCCCGCACTGCTTGGCCTGCCGGTCGGCATCATCACCCTGCCGACCATGGTCTATCGCCAGCTAGCGAGCTTCGGGCGCGGCGCCATCGACGACGCAGCGCTCGTCTCGCTGCTGATTGCGGCCATGGCGGGGATCGCGGTGATCGCCTCGTCATGGCTGATGGCCCGGCGCGACGTGCGTACGGAGACCGAACACGGGCTCGAGCCTTTCATTCACCGCCCTGCATTCGCGCGCAGCGTCGAAATCCTTCTCTGGGCATTTTTCGCGGCGACGATCCTGTTGCCGCTCGCCTCGCTTGTCGCAACATCGCTGGTACCGGCCTACGGCGTCACGCTCAGCCTCGAAAGCATCACCTTCGCGCAATATACCGGGACCATGTGGCAGCAGGCACTGATCCGCCGCGCCTTTGCCAACTCGCTGACCTTCGCCGGCGGAGCAGCCGCTGTCCTCGCAGTGCTCTCGCTGCTGATCGCCTACGCGCTGGACCGGCGCCTGTCGCGGGCGCGCATGGTGATCCTTCCCGTGATCGAAATGCCCTACGCCCTGCCCGGCGTCGTCGTCGCCATTGCCTGCATCCTCCTGTTCGTGAAGCCGCTGCCCTTCGCGGGTGTGACGATCTACGGCACGGCGTGGATCATCGTCTTCGCCTATATGGCGTCGTTCCTCGCCGTCGCCGCCAAGCCCGTTGTCGCGGCCGTTGCATCGCTTGAGCGCGACGTCGAGGAAGCGGCGTTGCTGGACGGCGCGCGCGTGACTGCGCGGCTGACGCAGATCATCCTGCCATTGGTGTTGCCGGCGATTGCCGCCGGAGGGGTGATGGCCTTCCTGCTGGCCTTCAACGAGCTTACCATATCGGCTCTCCTCTGGTCCGCCGGAACGGAAACGCTGGGCGTCGCCCTGCTCAACCTGGAAGACGCGGGCCTCGCCACGGAAGCAGCGGCTCTCGCCGTGGTTGCCACCGGGGTTGTCGCCACGCTGATGGCACTGCTGGAAGCGGCGAGCCGTCACCTGCCGGAAAACGCTCTGCCATGGCGACAACTATGTCCCGGCACCGGCGCAGGCACGAGGCAGGCCGCGCCGGTTTTGCCCGGTCGCCGCACCGCTATCCCCGTCCGATCGCCTGGCGGCGATTGCGCCGCGGGACGTGCCTGCCTATTGCTGGAGGCATCCGCCCGCGATTCCCTTCGCCACCGCGACCAAGCAAGGCAGCCGAACCGTCATGTCCAGCAAGCACGCCGTCCTCAGGGAGGTCTTCGGCTTTGA
- the recQ gene encoding DNA helicase RecQ has translation MSSKHAVLREVFGFDDFRPGQEAIVDHLLAGRNVLAVMPTGAGKSLTYQVPALVKGGLTIVVSPLVALMQDQVAALKLAGVAAETINSTASREENVAIWRRVAAGEVRILYLAPERLMTDRMIAALQRIGVSLIAVDEAHCISQWGASFRPEYDALQELRTAFPGVPIGAVTATADEATRRDIVEKLFGGEAELYVAGFDRPNIRLTVEPKSNTKRQLLAFLEGRPSESGIVYALSRKSSEELAAFLSDNGYRAVPYHAGLSPEKRAEAQELFMAETGVIVCATIAFGMGIDKPDVRFVFHADLPGSLDAYYQEIGRAGRDGKPAEAHMVFGLQDISMRRRFIDQEHEEGERRRREHKRLDALVAYCEAPECRRQSLLSYFGEAAAPCGNCDVCINPVATVDGGDDARKILLTAQMTGERFGATHLVDLLIGKANPRAQALGHDQLPVFAAGRNQGRNVWQSLIRQLVGGGYLTIDVAGHGGISIAPKGHDLLEGRIEFRYRPDMIRPAGGKSGTRAPAEADPDVPRALLDRLKARRTELAREQSVPTYVIFPDRTLIDMARKLPRTRRDFENLHGVGAAKLERFADTFLEVIRLYSDEVEA, from the coding sequence ATGTCCAGCAAGCACGCCGTCCTCAGGGAGGTCTTCGGCTTTGACGATTTCCGGCCGGGACAGGAAGCCATCGTCGACCACCTTCTGGCAGGGCGCAACGTGCTGGCCGTCATGCCGACGGGCGCGGGCAAGTCGCTCACATACCAGGTGCCGGCACTGGTCAAGGGCGGGCTGACCATCGTCGTCTCGCCGCTGGTCGCGCTGATGCAGGACCAGGTGGCGGCACTGAAGCTTGCCGGCGTCGCGGCGGAAACGATCAACTCCACGGCCAGCCGCGAGGAAAATGTCGCGATCTGGCGGCGCGTCGCGGCGGGCGAGGTGCGCATCCTCTATCTCGCGCCCGAGCGGCTGATGACGGACCGCATGATCGCCGCCCTGCAGAGGATCGGCGTCAGCCTGATCGCCGTCGACGAGGCCCACTGCATCTCGCAATGGGGGGCGTCCTTCCGCCCGGAATACGACGCCCTGCAGGAATTGCGGACGGCCTTTCCCGGCGTGCCGATCGGTGCGGTGACTGCGACCGCAGACGAGGCAACGCGGCGCGACATCGTCGAGAAACTGTTCGGCGGCGAGGCGGAACTCTATGTCGCCGGTTTCGACCGGCCCAATATCCGCCTGACGGTCGAACCCAAGTCGAACACGAAAAGACAGTTGCTCGCATTCCTGGAGGGCCGGCCTTCCGAGAGCGGCATCGTCTATGCCCTGTCGCGCAAGAGCAGCGAGGAACTGGCCGCGTTCCTGTCGGACAACGGCTATCGCGCCGTGCCCTACCATGCCGGCCTGTCGCCCGAGAAAAGGGCGGAAGCCCAGGAACTCTTCATGGCCGAGACGGGCGTCATCGTCTGCGCGACCATCGCCTTCGGCATGGGCATCGACAAGCCGGACGTGCGCTTCGTGTTCCACGCCGACCTGCCCGGCTCGCTCGACGCCTACTACCAGGAGATCGGGCGCGCGGGGCGCGACGGCAAGCCCGCCGAGGCGCACATGGTGTTCGGCCTGCAGGATATCTCCATGCGGCGCCGGTTCATCGACCAGGAACACGAGGAAGGCGAGCGGCGGCGACGCGAGCACAAGCGCCTCGACGCGCTGGTCGCCTATTGCGAGGCGCCGGAATGCCGGCGCCAGAGCCTGCTGTCCTATTTCGGCGAGGCGGCAGCCCCCTGCGGCAATTGCGATGTATGCATCAACCCGGTGGCAACCGTCGACGGCGGGGATGATGCGCGCAAGATCCTGCTGACGGCGCAGATGACGGGCGAGCGCTTCGGCGCGACGCACCTGGTCGACCTGCTCATCGGCAAGGCCAATCCCCGGGCGCAGGCGCTCGGCCACGACCAGCTCCCGGTCTTCGCCGCCGGACGCAACCAAGGCCGCAATGTCTGGCAGTCGCTGATCCGCCAGCTTGTCGGCGGCGGCTATCTGACCATCGACGTCGCCGGCCATGGCGGCATTTCGATCGCTCCGAAAGGTCACGACCTTCTCGAAGGCAGGATCGAGTTCCGCTACCGGCCGGACATGATTCGTCCGGCAGGCGGAAAGTCGGGAACGCGCGCACCGGCCGAAGCGGACCCGGATGTCCCGCGCGCCCTGCTCGACCGCCTCAAGGCGCGGCGCACCGAGCTGGCGCGCGAACAGTCCGTACCGACCTATGTCATCTTCCCCGACCGGACGCTGATCGACATGGCCAGGAAACTGCCCAGAACAAGGCGGGATTTCGAAAACCTGCACGGCGTCGGCGCCGCCAAGCTGGAACGCTTCGCGG